The genomic stretch GATCTTCGTTACCGTGCCATTCGTTGCCCGTGAACTGATCCCGCTGATGCAAGAGCAGGGCACCCAGGAAGAAGAGGCCGCGCGCCTGCTGGGCGCCAATGGCTGGCAGATGTTCTGGCATGTGACCCTGCCCAACATCAAATGGGGCCTGATCTACGGCGTGGTGCTGTGTACGGCGCGGGCGATGGGTGAGTTCGGCGCGGTGTCGGTGGTGTCCGGCCATATCCGCGGCGTTACCAACACCTTGCCGCTGCACGTGGAGATCCTCTACAACGAGTACAACCACGTCGCGGCCTTCAGCGTGGCCAGCCTGTTGCTGATCCTGGCGCTCTTCATCCTGCTGCTCAAGCAGTGGAGCGAGAACCGTATTAACCGCCTGCGCCATAGCGCTGCGGAGGAATAATTCATGTCGATCGAAGTTCGTAACGTCAGCAAGCGCTTCAACAGCTTCCAGGCCCTGGACAACATCAACCTGGATATCCACAGCGGTGAGCTGGTGGCCTTGCTCGGCCCGTCCGGCTGCGGCAAGACCACCCTGCTGCGCATCATTGCCGGCCTGGAAACACCGGATGACGGCAGCATCGTGTTCCATGGCGAGGATGTGTCTGGCCACGACGTGCGTGATCGCAACGTCGGCTTCGTGTTCCAGCACTACGCGTTGTTCCGCCACATGAGCGTGTTCGACAACGTCGCCTTCGGCCTGCGCATGAAGCCCAAGGGCGAGCGCCCGAGCGAAAGCAAAATTGCCGAAAAGGTGCATGAGCTGCTGAACATGGTCCAGCTCGACTGGCTCTCCGACCGCTACCCCGAGCAGCTTTCCGGTGGCCAGCGCCAGCGTATCGCCCTGGCCCGCGCCCTGGCGGTAGAGCCTAAGGTGCTGTTGCTCGACGAGCCGTTCGGTGCCCTGGATGCCAAGGTGCGTAAAGAGCTGCGCCGCTGGCTGGCGCGCCTGCACGAAGATATCAACCTGACGTCGGTGTTCGTCACCCATGACCAGGAAGAGGCCATGGAAGTCGCGGACCGCATCGTGGTGATGAACAAGGGTGTGATCGAGCAGATCGGCTCGCCGGGTGAAGTCTACGAGCAGCCGGCCAACGACTTCGTCTACCACTTCCTCGGCGACTCCAACCGCCTGGCCTTGAGCGAAGGCCACCACGTGCTGTTCCGCCCGCACGAAGTGTCGCTGTCGCGCCATGAAACCGAAGGCCACCATGCCGCCGAGGTGCGCGATATCCGCCCGCTGGGCGCGACCACCCGGGTGACCTTGAAGGTGGAAGGGCAGAGCGAGCTGATCGAGGCCGAAGTGGTCAAGGACCACGACAGCTTGACCGGCCTGGCACGCGGGGAGACGCTGTTCTTCAGGCCGAAGGTGTGGCAGAAGGTGGCGGATATCTAAGCTACCCCAGCGTATCGAACCCGGGCTCTGTCCCGGGTTTTTATTGCCGGGTGGATTGCTGGGGCTGCTTCGCACCCTTCCGCAGCACAATGCTGCACCGCGATTCCCTGTAGGAGCAGCCTTGTGCTGCGAATCGAGGGCGCAGCCCTCGCCGCAATCTCATGCCTTACGCGAATATTTTGCATGCCCACAAAGCATCGCTAATCGCCCTCCAGCCCACAGCCCGCGAAATCCGTGGCTTTCACACGATCGCTCAAAAACAATATTCAATTAAGTTCTAACCATAATTTGAAACATTACTTTAAGAGATAAGCCTCTGGCCCCGATGATTCAGCCACACACCTGAATCGAGACCCCAGGAGTTTGATCAATGGGTAATGTCCAGACGGCCGTCAGAGCCTACGACCAGCCATGGCGCCCGGCACCGGGCGACCTGGTCGAGCTTGGACGCACGCTTCGTCTTCCGCTTGGCCAGCAGCGCCTGCAACGCACGCCTGCCAGCGGCCTCAAGCGCCGCGACAAGCTGGCGTTGGCGCTGCTGGTACTGGCGCTGCACGGCGCCGCCGCCTACTGGGTCAGCCAGGCACCGACGCCTGAGCTGCCCGTGGTGCCGCCCCAGGTGCCACCCATGACCATCGAGTTCGCCGCCCCTGCGCCGCCCGTGGTCGAGCCGCCACCCCCGGCACCCGCGCCGCCGGTGGTCGAGCCACCGCCGCCGCCACCGGTAGTCGACGAGCTGGCCGCCAAGCCCAAACCGAAGCCAAAACCGATCCCTAAACCTGTGGTCAAGCAGGCGCCCAAGCCGCAGCCGAAACCGGTCGAGGCACCGCCACCGCCACCCGTTGCAGCCCCGGCACCGCCAGCCCCTGCGCCACCCGCGCCGGCGCCGGTGACACCGGCTTCAGCCAACGCCGCGTACCTCAAGAACCCGGCGCCAGAGTACCCGCAGATGGCCCAGCGCCGCGGCTGGGAAGGCACCGTGCTGTTGCGCGTCGAGGTGTTGCCCAGTGGCAAACCGGGGCAGATCCAGGTGCAGAAGAGCAGTGGCCGCGATGCCTTGGACGCCGCTGCGCTGGCCGCCGTCAAGCGCTGGAGCTTCGTCCCCGCCAAGCAAGGCGACGTGGCCCAGACCGGGTGGGTCAGCGTGCCAATCGACTTCAAGCTTCGCTAACGCATTTCACAGAATCAGCAGAACATAGGAAGACATCATCATGAGCCTGTTGGCATCCCCCCTCGAATCCGTTGAAAGCGCAGTCATCTGGCTGCTGGTTGGTTTCTCTGTCGTCACCTGGGGCCTGGCCCTGGTCAAGGTCGTGCAGTTCGTGCGGCTGAAGAACCAGGACAAACGCTTCCACCAGCAATTCTGGGCAGCCTCCAGCCTGGACTCGGCCGCCGAAATCAGCCATGAGCTGCCTGGCCCAGCCGCCCGCGTTGCGCAGTCCGGTTATGCCGCTATTGCCGTCGGCGATACCACCCAGGCCAACGACCTGAGCCACGCCATCAACCACCAGGACCGCCTCGAACGCGCTCTGCGCCAGCAGATCGTCCGCGAGCGCCGTTCGCTGGAAACCGGCCTGGCGGTGGTCGCCAGTATCGGCAGTACCTCGCCCTTCATCGGCTTGTTTGGCACCGTGTGGGG from Pseudomonas kermanshahensis encodes the following:
- a CDS encoding sulfate/molybdate ABC transporter ATP-binding protein — protein: MSIEVRNVSKRFNSFQALDNINLDIHSGELVALLGPSGCGKTTLLRIIAGLETPDDGSIVFHGEDVSGHDVRDRNVGFVFQHYALFRHMSVFDNVAFGLRMKPKGERPSESKIAEKVHELLNMVQLDWLSDRYPEQLSGGQRQRIALARALAVEPKVLLLDEPFGALDAKVRKELRRWLARLHEDINLTSVFVTHDQEEAMEVADRIVVMNKGVIEQIGSPGEVYEQPANDFVYHFLGDSNRLALSEGHHVLFRPHEVSLSRHETEGHHAAEVRDIRPLGATTRVTLKVEGQSELIEAEVVKDHDSLTGLARGETLFFRPKVWQKVADI
- a CDS encoding energy transducer TonB — protein: MGNVQTAVRAYDQPWRPAPGDLVELGRTLRLPLGQQRLQRTPASGLKRRDKLALALLVLALHGAAAYWVSQAPTPELPVVPPQVPPMTIEFAAPAPPVVEPPPPAPAPPVVEPPPPPPVVDELAAKPKPKPKPIPKPVVKQAPKPQPKPVEAPPPPPVAAPAPPAPAPPAPAPVTPASANAAYLKNPAPEYPQMAQRRGWEGTVLLRVEVLPSGKPGQIQVQKSSGRDALDAAALAAVKRWSFVPAKQGDVAQTGWVSVPIDFKLR
- a CDS encoding MotA/TolQ/ExbB proton channel family protein — its product is MSLLASPLESVESAVIWLLVGFSVVTWGLALVKVVQFVRLKNQDKRFHQQFWAASSLDSAAEISHELPGPAARVAQSGYAAIAVGDTTQANDLSHAINHQDRLERALRQQIVRERRSLETGLAVVASIGSTSPFIGLFGTVWGIMEALKGISAAGSASLETVAGPIGAALVATGVGIAVAVPAVLVYNYFLRRLKLTAADLDDFAHDFYSLAQKSAFRVLVHPAVHKAQAGFTQPVKEAS